In the genome of Bosea sp. ANAM02, the window TGTTCGCGACGACATAGCGCCCGCCGAGATTGCCCGACCAGGTGCGCAACCGGACGACATTGGTCTCGAGCTGGCGGATGCGATGGTCGATCGGCACATTGAGGGCGGCGACCGTGGCCCGGTTGATCGACCCGGTGGTGGAAAGGCCGACGCGCGACTGGAAGCGGCGCACACCCGCCTCGACATAGGAATCGTAGATGCTGCTTTCGCCGGCGGCGGGGTCGAGGTCGCCGGTGACGATCAGGCGGCGGCGCAGGGCCACCACGCCCGGCCCCTTGGCACCCACGCCCATACGATCGGGCAACTGAACCTGCGGCCAGCCGCCGCGCGCCGCGAGATCGCGATAGGCCACGATCGCCTGCTCGGTCGCCTGCAGGGCCTCGGGCGACAGCATCGGCGTCGAGGAGCGCAGAACGGCGTTGCGGGCGCCGGCATCGTAACGCTGGCGCCACTCGGCCTGCTGGGCGAGCGCCGGTGCGGCGGCAGCCGTCGCGGCGCCCGACAACAGGGCCAGCACGGTTTCGCGGCGGGTCAGGCTCAACTGCGACATCTCTTCCCTCTTCAAGACTTCACGCAAGCACGCTGGTCATACGAAAACGCCGCCGGAGCGGGCGACGCCATGACGTGATGGACAGGCTTCAGGCCGCCGACGGTGTCCTAGCACAGTTAACGAGGCGTGATGACAGAGGCGAATTTAGGGCATGGCCCGCTTTTGCCACGGGCATGGCAGCAAAAGCACAGTTTCTCCTGCGCCGCCTGGACGCGCCAACGCGACCGGGACGTGATCCCGGTCGCGTTCAGGCAGGCGGTTTCGATGCGGACGCCGAAAATCGGCTGTTTTCTCAGAGCTTGTAGCGGATCTGGTCGGTCCAGAAGCGCTCCAGGCGCAGAAGGGCATTGTTCATCCGTTCGAAGTCGTCGGCCGCGATGCCGCCGATCTGCTCGACCGTGCGGACATGCTTGTCGTAGACGCCCTTCACGATATCGTGCACGGCGGAGCCCTTCTCGGTCAGGCTGATGCGGACCGAGCGGCGGTCGATGCGCGAGCGGGCATGGTGGAGATAGCCGAGCTCGACCAGCTTCTTGACGTTGTAGGAGACGTTCGAGCCGAGATAGTAGCCGCGGGTGCGCAGCTCGCTGGCCGACAGCTCGGCATCGCCGATATTGTAGAGCAACAGGGCCTGCACGCTGTTGACGTCGTCCCGGCCGCGGCGCTCGAACTCGTCCTTGATGACGTCGAGCAGACGGCGATGCAGCCGCTCCACCAGCGTGAGGGACTCAAGATAAAGAGGCTTCACGTTGAGTTCTGCATCGCTCGTCTTGGCAACATCAGAAGTCTTGACGCTCGCTTTCATGGTATATCCCGCC includes:
- a CDS encoding winged helix DNA-binding protein is translated as MKASVKTSDVAKTSDAELNVKPLYLESLTLVERLHRRLLDVIKDEFERRGRDDVNSVQALLLYNIGDAELSASELRTRGYYLGSNVSYNVKKLVELGYLHHARSRIDRRSVRISLTEKGSAVHDIVKGVYDKHVRTVEQIGGIAADDFERMNNALLRLERFWTDQIRYKL